The following are encoded in a window of Lynx canadensis isolate LIC74 chromosome B1, mLynCan4.pri.v2, whole genome shotgun sequence genomic DNA:
- the MEPE gene encoding matrix extracellular phosphoglycoprotein has protein sequence MQIVCLGLLLFSVTWAAPTFQPQTEKTKEDCVEEQRITYKGHHEKHGYYMFKYVYTSSGRKNHTDIKQEEKKKDSIAHHNSGKRRNQEPAPKENIVQEREKSLSIVGANENNQSSKTQTPFENRQATNEDDTINNKENAHSDQKRYIYPESTGNNGVDDGDNAISKLRDQEEYGTALIRNNMQHIMEPGTVTELLAEENKENQHRNVLSKIPASVNYVKVPSKDRKNYQRDPQAQNIPVKSKSTRLTQYNTDYSKQLPKLKKIPSDFEGSGYPDLQGRGDNDISPFSGDGQPFKDISGKEEPIGPDLKGTDIQTEFSGPSEADARGPGYNEIPEKEENGKNTIGTRDETRKEANTAGVSLVVEGSNDIIGSTNFKELPGKEGNRVDASSQNAHQGKVEFHYPHPPSKEKKKEGSSDIAESTNYNEIPKNGKGTSRKGTEHSNRNQAISNEKQRFPSKGKSQGRLVPSRDLDNEIKNEIGSHNGLNNEGTIITHSRRNHYVPHRQNSTWNKGVPQRKGSWGYRKPHSSRRFSPPRKHDSSDSSDSGSSSESDGD, from the exons ATGCAAATTGTTTGTTTGGGACTCCTTCTTTTCAGCGTGACCTGGGCAGCACCA ACATTTCAACCACAGACTGAGAAAACTAAGGAAGACTGTGTGGAAGAACAGAGG ATAACGTATAAAGGCCACCATGAGAAACATGGGTATTACATGTTTAAGTATGTTTACACATCTTCTGGGAGGAAAAATCACACTGACATAAAG caggaagaaaagaagaaagacagtaTTGCTCATCACAATTCtggtaaaagaagaaatcaagaaccAGCACCTAAAGAAAACATTgtccaggaaagagagaaaagcttgTCCATTGTTGGAGCCAATGAAAATAATCAAAGTAGCAAAACCCAAACTCCTTTTGAAAACAGACAGGCAACAAATGAAGATGATACtattaataacaaagaaaatgccCACAGTGACCAAAAGAGATACATTTATCCTGAATCCACTGGGAATAATGGGGTTGATGATGGAGACAATGCTATCAGCAAACTACGTGACCAAGAAGAATATGGTACAGCTCTTATTAGAAATAATATGCAACATATAATGGAGCCAGGGACTGTGACTGAACTCTtggcagaagaaaacaaagagaaccaACACAGAAATGTTCTAAGCAAAATCCCAGCAAGTGTGAACTATGTTAAAGTCCCCTCAAAAGATAGGAAGAATTATCAAAGAGATCCCCAAGCTCAGAACATTCCAGTTAAAAGCAAAAGCACACGCCTTACTCAATACAACACTGACTATTCAAAACAGCTCCCAAAACTCAAAAAAATCCCCAGTGATTTTGAAGGCAGTGGTTACCCAGATCTTCAAGGGAGGGGGGACAATGATATCTCTCCTTTCAGTGGAGATGGTCAACCTTTTAAGGACATTTCTGGTAAAGAGGAACCTATTGGTCCTGACCTAAAAGGTACAGATATTCAAACAGAGTTTTCTGGCCCGAGTGAAGCCGATGCAAGAGGACCAGGTTACAATGAgatcccagaaaaagaagaaaatggcaaaaatacCATTGGAACCAGGGATGAAACAAGGAAAGAAGCAAACACAGCTGGTGTAAGCCTAGTAGTGGAGGGCAGCAATGACATCATAGGTAGCACCAACTTTAAGGAACTccctggaaaagaaggaaacagagtaGATGCCAGCAGCCAAAATGCTCACCAAGGAAAAGTAGAGTTTCATTACCCTCATCCAccctcaaaagagaaaaaaaaagaaggcagtagTGATATAGCTGAAAGTACTAATTATAATGAAATTCCAAAAAATGGCAAAGGTACTAGTAGAAAAGGCACAGAGCATTCTAATAGGAATCAAGCAatctcaaatgaaaaacaaagatttcCCAGTAAGGGCAAAAGTCAGGGCCGGCTTGTTCCTTCTCGAGATCtagataatgaaattaaaaatgaaataggttCCCATAATGGCCTCAATAATGAGGGGACTATAATAACACACAGCAGAAGAAATCATTATGTTCCCCACAGACAAAATTCTACATGGAATAAGGGTGTGCCACAAAGAAAAGGCTCCTGGGGTTACAGAAAACCCCATTCCAGTAGAAGGTTTAGCCCTCCTAGAAAGCATGACAGTAGTGACTCATCTGACAGTGGCAGTTCCAGTGAGAGTGATGGTGACTAG